One Triticum dicoccoides isolate Atlit2015 ecotype Zavitan chromosome 5B, WEW_v2.0, whole genome shotgun sequence genomic window carries:
- the LOC119312936 gene encoding transcriptional repressor ILP1-like: MSSHRKNFRRRADDDDDGGKADDAGPATRPSAKAQPPPAPPRPRPQGASRLSFADDEEDEDDAEEGPFAQQRSRRPSATVRQTRTASPAATALHRVTPARDRARSSPAVAAAAAAPAPKPSNFQSHAGEYTPERLRELQKNARPLPGSLLRAPAPPPPPPPAAAESRHQRLAGAAASTSSAPATAGKALPAEPVVVLKGLVKPMAHASIGPSRRPLPNEVEDDDSEVEAEDDGEDEEKGPLIPDKATIEAIRAKRQQLQQPRHAAPDFISLDGGGVLSSRRDAAGGSSDEDDNEMEGRIAMYSEKTSDGHRSSKGVFQGINNRGPAASLGAMKDRFMEVEDDEVDDEEEEERKWEEAQVKKALGNRMDDSSAQRATNGVSAARQQVQPQPSGYSGGPHYQPSFSGVVPGASVFASGSAEFLSISQQADVASKALQENIRKLKESHKTTVDSLARTDAHLNEALSEISSLEGGLQDAEKKFVYMQELRNYISVMCDFLNDKAFFIEELEEHMQKLHENRALAVSERRAADFADESGVIEAAVSAAISVLSKGPSSANLSAASHAAQAAATAARESANLPPELDEFGRDINLQKRMDLKRREENRRRRKARSESKRLSSARKSATEHIEGELSTDESDTDTSAYLSSRDELLKTADAVFSDAAEEYSSLTIVKDKFEGWKTQYPLAYRDAHVSLSVPSVFTPYVRLELLNWDPLHETTSFFDMQWTNVLVGYGVQDEDSADPTDLDLNLIQVLAEKVALPVLHHRIKHCWDILSTQRTQHAVDATFMVINYVPLTSKPLHQLLATVCSRLTEAIADVSVPAWGSMLTRVVPGAAEYAAYRFGVATRLLKNVCLWKKVLAGDALEKLALEELLIGKILPHMKSIILEVHDAITRAERIAASLSGVWSSPNKKLQPFTDFVLELSNKLKSRHVSGVSEEEIRGLARRLKNILVALNEYDKARNILKTFQIREAL, from the coding sequence AGCCGCCTCAGCTTcgccgacgacgaggaggacgaggacgacgccGAGGAGGGGCCCTTCGCGCAGCAGCGGAGCCGCCGCCCGTCCGCCACGGTGCGGCAGACACGCACGGCCTCCCCGGCCGCCACGGCCCTCCACCGCGTCACGCCCGCCAGGGACCGGGCGAGGAGCTCTCCGgccgtcgcggcggcggcggccgctccagcgcccaagccatcCAACTTCCAGAGCCATGCTGGCGAGTACACCCCCGAACGCCTCCGGGAGCTCCAGAAGAACGCGCGCCCGCTCCCTGGGAGCCTCCTGCGCGctccggcgcctcctcctccccctcctccggcggCGGCTGAGTCCCGGCATCAGCGGCTGGCTGGAGCTGCGGCCAGCACCTCGTCTGCTCCCGCCACTGCCGGTAAAGCACTTCCCGCGGAGCCAGTGGTTGTTCTCAAAggtctggtgaaacctatggcacaTGCCAGCATAGGACCATCACGGAGACCGTTGCCGAACGAGGTTGAAGATGATGATTCTGAAGTGGAGGCGGAGGATGATGGGGAAGATGAGGAGAAAGGGCCGCTGATACCTGATAAGGCGACGATCGAAGCCATCCGGGCAAAGCGGCAGCAACTGCAACAGCCGAGGCATGCGGCGCCCGATTTCATCTCCCTTGATGGTGGCGGTGTGCTCAGCAGCAGGAGGGATGCGGCTGGCGGGTCCAGTGATGAAGACGACAACGAGATGGAGGGTAGGATTGCCATGTACTCTGAGAAGACGAGTGATGGCCACAGGAGCTCAAAAGGAGTGTTTCAGGGGATCAATAATAGGGGCCCTGCTGCCAGTTTGGGGGCTATGAAAGATAGGTTTATGGAGGTTGAGGATGATGAGGTtgatgatgaagaggaggaagaaaggaagTGGGAGGAGGCACAGGTCAAAAAGGCGCTTGGTAATAGGATGGACGATTCTTCTGCTCAGAGAGCAACCAACGGTGTTTCGGCTGCGAGGCAGCAGGTTCAGCCGCAGCCATCTGGATACTCGGGAGGTCCTCATTATCAGCCCTCCTTTAGCGGGGTTGTGCCTGGGGCATCTGTTTTTGCATCGGGTAGTGCAGAGTTCTTGTCCATCTCTCAGCAAGCTGATGTAGCAAGCAAAGCCCTGCAGGAGAACATCAGAAAGCTCAAGGAAAGCCACAAGACAACAGTTGATTCTTTAGCGAGGACCGACGCACATCTTAATGAAGCGCTTTCAGAGATTTCCAGCCTGGAGGGTGGCTTGCAGGATGCAGAGAAGAAGTTTGTGTACATGCAGGAGCTCCGGAACTATATTTCTGTCATGTGTGATTTCTTGAATGATAAGGCATTCTTCATAGAGGAGCTGGAGGAGCACATGCAGAAATTGCATGAGAATCGGGCACTGGCTGTTTCAGAGAGACGGGCTGCCGACTTTGCTGATGAATCGGGCGTGATCGAAGCTGCGGTGAGTGCAGCAATATCTGTTCTTAGCAAAGGACCAAGCTCAGCTAACCTGTCTGCTGCATCGCATGCTGCACAAGCAGCAGCAACTGCTGCCAGGGAAAGCGCTAACCTACCACCGGAGCTGGATGAGTTTGGCAGAGATATCAATCTCCAGAAGCGTATGGATCTTAAGCGAAGGGAAGAGAACAGGAGGCGAAGAAAAGCTCGGTCCGAATCCAAAAGATTGTCTTCTGCACGGAAGAGTGCTACTGAGCACATTGAAGGTGAGCTAAGCACTGATGAGAGTGACACCGACACCAGTGCTTATCTGTCCAGccgtgatgagttgctcaagactgCTGATGCTGTATTCAGTGATGCTGCAGAGGAATACTCGAGCCTTACAATTGTCAAGGACAAGTTTGAAGGCTGGAAAACACAATATCCTTTGGCCTACCGAGATGCTCATGTGTCACTAAGTGTGCCATCTGTGTTTACCCCGTATGTGAGGCTGGAGCTTCTGAATTGGGATCCTCTCCATGAAACAACTAGTTTCTTTGACATGCAGTGGACTAACGTTCTTGTGGGTTATGGAGTGCAAGATGAAGATAGTGCTGACCCTACTGATCTAGATCTGAACCTCATTCAAGTTCTAGCAGAAAAGGTGGCCCTTCCTGTCCTGCACCACCGTATTAAGCACTGCTGGGACATTCTGAGCACTCAAAGAACACAGCATGCTGTAGATGCAACTTTTATGGTGATTAACTATGTGCCGCTAACAAGCAAGCCTTTGCATCAACTGCTGGCTACGGTGTGTAGTCGTCTGACTGAGGCAATTGCTGACGTGTCAGTACCAGCTTGGGGATCAATGCTGACAAGGGTTGTGCCAGGTGCTGCTGAGTATGCTGCATACAGATTCGGAGTGGCCACACGGCTGCTTAAAAATGTGTGTCTGTGGAAAAAGGTCCTTGCAGGTGATGCCCTGGAGAAACTTGCTCTAGAAGAACTATTGATAGGAAAGATTCTTCCTCATATGAAAAGTATCATTCTGGAAGTCCATGATGCGATCACAAGGGCCGAACGGATAGCTGCATCACTTTCAGGAGTCTGGTCTTCACCAAACAAGAAGCTGCAGCCTTTCACAGATTTCGTGTTGGAACTATCAAACAAGCTCAAGAGTAGACACGTTTCAGGCGTTAGTGAAGAAGAGATACGTGGGCTGGCTCGTCGTTTGAAGAACATATTGGTGGCGCTGAACGAGTACGATAAGGCTAGAAATATTTTGAAGACCTTCCAAATCAGAGAAGCTCTCTAG